One part of the Prunus persica cultivar Lovell chromosome G5, Prunus_persica_NCBIv2, whole genome shotgun sequence genome encodes these proteins:
- the LOC18777668 gene encoding alcohol dehydrogenase-like 6 isoform X1 encodes MQMSLPCVKQPDVITCKAAVAWGAGKPLVIEEVNVNPPQAMEIRIKVVCTSLCRSDITAWESQAIFPRIFGHEATGIVESVGQGVTEFTEGDHVLTVFIGECGKCRQCTSGKSNICEVLGLERRGVMHCDQRTRFSINGEPIYHYCAVSSFSEYTVVHSGCAVKISSVVPLEKVCLLSCGVAAGLGAAWNVADISNGSSVVIFGLGTVGLSVAQGAKLRGASQIIGVDTNPEKGENAKAFGITAFINPHDSKDPIQQVIKNLTGGGADYSFECIGDTGMVTTALQACCDGWGLTVTLGVPKVKPEVTAHYGIFLTGRTLKGSLFGGWKPKSHLPSLVDMYTKKEIQVDEYITHNLPFEDVNKAFNLMREGKCLRCVIHMAK; translated from the exons ATGCAAATGTCATTGCCTTGCGTAAAACAACCCGATGTCATCACCTGCAAAG CTGCGGTGGCATGGGGAGCTGGAAAGCCTTTGGTGATAGAGGAAGTGAATGTGAATCCACCTCAGGCAATGGAGATAAGGATCAAAGTCGTCTGCACCTCTCTCTGTCGCAGTGACATCACTGCCTGGGAGTCTCAG GCTATTTTTCCTCGAATATTTGGCCATGAAGCAACAGG GATTGTCGAGAGTGTTGGGCAGGGAGTTACTGAGTTTACTGAAGGGGACCATGTGCTAACAGTCTTCATTGGAGAGTGCGGGAAATGCAGGCAATGCACATCAGGTAAAAGCAACATATGTGAAGTACTGGGGCTGGAAAGGAGAGGTGTAATGCACTGTGATCAGAGGACGCGCTTCTCCATAAATGGGGAGCCCATTTATCATTATTGTGCAGTTTCAAGTTTCAGTGAATATACTGTGGTGCACTCGGGATGTGCTGTCAAAATCAGCTCAGTTGTGCCTTTGGAGAAAGTATGCCTTCTCAGTTGTGGAGTAGCTGCAG GCTTGGGTGCAGCTTGGAATGTTGCTGATATATCTAATGGATCAAGTGTGGTGATATTTGGTCTTGGGACCGTAGGCCTTTCT GTTGCACAGGGTGCTAAGCTTAGGGGAGCATCTCAAATAATTGGTGTTGACACTAATCCTGAAAAGGgtgaaaatg CAAAAGCTTTTGGAATTACAGCATTTATCAACCCTCATGACAGCAAAGATCCTATTCAACAG GTTATTAAGAATCTGACAGGTGGAGGGGCTGATTACTCATTTGAATGTATAGGTGACACTGGAATGGTAACTACTGCTTTGCAGGCATGCTGCGAT GGATGGGGGTTGACAGTTACACTTGGTGTGCCAAAAGTGAAGCCGGAGGTAACAGCTCATTATGGAATATTTCTTACTGGAAGAACATTGAAGGGATCTCTATTTGGAGGATGGAAACCTAAATCTCATCTCCCTTCATTAGTAGATATGTACACAAAAAAG GAAATCCAAGTCGACGAGTACATAACACATAACCTGCCATTTGAAGATGTCAACAAAGCTTTCAATCTCATGAGAGAAGGGAAGTGTTTGCGTTGTGTCATCCACATGGCAAagtaa
- the LOC18777668 gene encoding alcohol dehydrogenase-like 6 isoform X2, whose product MQMSLPCVKQPDVITCKAAVAWGAGKPLVIEEVNVNPPQAMEIRIKVVCTSLCRSDITAWESQAIFPRIFGHEATGIVESVGQGVTEFTEGDHVLTVFIGECGKCRQCTSGKSNICEVLGLERRGVMHCDQRTRFSINGEPIYHYCAVSSFSEYTVVHSGCAVKISSVVPLEKVCLLSCGVAAGLGAAWNVADISNGSSVVIFGLGTVGLSVAQGAKLRGASQIIGVDTNPEKGENAKAFGITAFINPHDSKDPIQQNLTGGGADYSFECIGDTGMVTTALQACCDGWGLTVTLGVPKVKPEVTAHYGIFLTGRTLKGSLFGGWKPKSHLPSLVDMYTKKEIQVDEYITHNLPFEDVNKAFNLMREGKCLRCVIHMAK is encoded by the exons ATGCAAATGTCATTGCCTTGCGTAAAACAACCCGATGTCATCACCTGCAAAG CTGCGGTGGCATGGGGAGCTGGAAAGCCTTTGGTGATAGAGGAAGTGAATGTGAATCCACCTCAGGCAATGGAGATAAGGATCAAAGTCGTCTGCACCTCTCTCTGTCGCAGTGACATCACTGCCTGGGAGTCTCAG GCTATTTTTCCTCGAATATTTGGCCATGAAGCAACAGG GATTGTCGAGAGTGTTGGGCAGGGAGTTACTGAGTTTACTGAAGGGGACCATGTGCTAACAGTCTTCATTGGAGAGTGCGGGAAATGCAGGCAATGCACATCAGGTAAAAGCAACATATGTGAAGTACTGGGGCTGGAAAGGAGAGGTGTAATGCACTGTGATCAGAGGACGCGCTTCTCCATAAATGGGGAGCCCATTTATCATTATTGTGCAGTTTCAAGTTTCAGTGAATATACTGTGGTGCACTCGGGATGTGCTGTCAAAATCAGCTCAGTTGTGCCTTTGGAGAAAGTATGCCTTCTCAGTTGTGGAGTAGCTGCAG GCTTGGGTGCAGCTTGGAATGTTGCTGATATATCTAATGGATCAAGTGTGGTGATATTTGGTCTTGGGACCGTAGGCCTTTCT GTTGCACAGGGTGCTAAGCTTAGGGGAGCATCTCAAATAATTGGTGTTGACACTAATCCTGAAAAGGgtgaaaatg CAAAAGCTTTTGGAATTACAGCATTTATCAACCCTCATGACAGCAAAGATCCTATTCAACAG AATCTGACAGGTGGAGGGGCTGATTACTCATTTGAATGTATAGGTGACACTGGAATGGTAACTACTGCTTTGCAGGCATGCTGCGAT GGATGGGGGTTGACAGTTACACTTGGTGTGCCAAAAGTGAAGCCGGAGGTAACAGCTCATTATGGAATATTTCTTACTGGAAGAACATTGAAGGGATCTCTATTTGGAGGATGGAAACCTAAATCTCATCTCCCTTCATTAGTAGATATGTACACAAAAAAG GAAATCCAAGTCGACGAGTACATAACACATAACCTGCCATTTGAAGATGTCAACAAAGCTTTCAATCTCATGAGAGAAGGGAAGTGTTTGCGTTGTGTCATCCACATGGCAAagtaa
- the LOC18776777 gene encoding NDR1/HIN1-like protein 13 produces MGDHQRVHPAGDVEAPPTTVSAPLAVPQPQGHRHGSSITTTTEKEKFDKDQKEEIDQQEHHPLQIQARSSLPVNIHAKKPPTNLKRSTSTCSCTCWSRCMYCTIGILVFVFIIIGATAGLLYLIFHPKLPNYSVDSLKISDLRLNLDMTLYAKFDVKITANNPNKKIGIHYEQGGRLSVWYTNMKLCQGTLPKFYQGHQNKTLLNVALTGQTQYGNTLMNALQQQQQTGRIPLDLKVDAPVAIQLGRLKLRKVRILGECLLVVDSLTANNLISIKANNCRFRLKL; encoded by the coding sequence ATGGGTGATCATCAGAGAGTTCATCCTGCTGGGGATGTGGAAGCGCCACCCACCACCGTGTCTGCGCCTCTGGCAGTGCCACAGCCACAGGGACACCGGCACGGTTCatcaataacaacaacaacagagaaagaaaagtttgATAAAGATCAGAAAGAGGAGATTGATCAGCAGGAGCATCACCCTTTACAAATACAAGCACGTAGTAGCCTTCCGGTTAATATCCATGCGAAGAAGCCACCAACAAATTTAAAGAGAAGCACAAGCACATGTTCATGTACTTGTTGGAGCAGGTGCATGTATTGCACAATAGGCATCCTTGTCTTTGTATTCATCATAATAGGAGCCACTGCTGGCCTTCTCTACCTTATCTTCCATCCAAAACTTCCAAATTACTCGGTTGATAGCTTGAAAATAAGCGATCTAAGGCTCAATTTGGACATGACTCTATATGCTAAATTTGACGTGAAGATAACAGCCaataacccaaataaaaagatCGGAATTCACTACGAGCAAGGTGGCCGGTTGAGCGTGTGGTATACAAACATGAAGCTTTGCCAAGGGACACTGCCAAAGTTTTACCAAGGTCACCAGAACAAAACACTACTCAACGTGGCCTTGACCGGCCAAACACAGTACGGAAACACTTTGATGAATGCACtgcaacagcaacaacaaacCGGACGCATCCCCTTGGATCTTAAGGTTGATGCACCCGTAGCAATCCAACTCGGGAGATTGAAGCTCAGGAAGGTAAGGATCTTGGGGGAATGCTTGTTGGTGGTGGATAGCTTAACTGCTAATAACTTGATTAGCATTAAAGCTAATAATTGTAGATTTAGATTGAAGCTTTGA